A genomic region of Ictalurus furcatus strain D&B chromosome 29, Billie_1.0, whole genome shotgun sequence contains the following coding sequences:
- the LOC128604175 gene encoding leukotriene B4 receptor 1, producing MADTNVSLLPGLSNSTTSNPSSQSHKTGIAILVIAFVFGFPGNLFVVWTVLCRVQRRSVTCLLVLNLSVADALVLLSAPFFLRLLAGQNGWEFGEGMCKLVHYFCCVNMYVSIYLICVMSLDRWLAVMRPFLSQKLRKKRTLYIVMLAIWIMAFLLALPMPFYRSNLQPYLKKNNSIYLCILYHWNSDNHELFQYLMETLMGFLIPFTFIVFCYTSVICRLRSAMFHGRIKGSFLILIIISAFALFWLPYHVINVLQVIGVLQDRSGPIYKVADSARPNVTAFAFLSSSVNPLLYVFAGSSHIRQAGCSFMAKLFEGTYSESNSGRRSTTFTSSSALSKMSVKWPQSGGVARNKSLVDEEGEEMEITCKELKTLTTMP from the exons ATGGCCGACACAAATGTCAGCCTGCTTCCTGGCCTCTCCAACTCAACCACCTCCAACCCCTCCTCGCAGTCCCATAAGACTGGGATAGCTATCCTGGTCATCGCCTTCGTCTTCGGTTTTCCCGGGAATCTCTTCGTGGTGTGGACAGTGCTCTGCCGTGTCCAACGGCGCTCCGTTACGTGCCTCTTGGTCCTGAATCTCTCTGTGGCAGATGCTCTGGTGCTCCTGAGCGCCCCCTTTTTCCTGCGCCTGCTGGCTGGACAGAACGGCTGGGAGTTCGGAGAGGGTATGTGCAAGCTCGTGCACTACTTCTGCTGCGTCAACATGTACGTATCTATTTATCTGATCTGTGTGATGAGCCTGGACCGCTGGCTGGCTGTCATGAGGCCCTTCCTGTCTCAGAAGCTGAGGAAGAAGAGGACGCTGTACATCGTCATGTTGGCGATCTGGATCATGGCCTTCCTCTTGGCGTTGCCCATGCCCTTCTACCGCAG CAACCTGCAGCCCTACCTGAAGAAGAACAACTCCATTTATCTCTGCATTCTCTACCACTGGAACAGCGATAACCATGAACTCTTCCAGTACCTGATGGAGACCCTGATGGGTTTTCTGATCCCCTTCACCTTCATCGTGTTTTGCTACACCTCCGTCATCTGCCGCCTGCGCAGCGCCATGTTTCACGGGCGTATAAAGGGCAGCtttctcatcctcatcatcatctcagCCTTCGCTCTCTTCTGGCTTCCCTACCACGTCATCAACGTCTTACAG GTGATTGGTGTGCTGCAGGACCGATCTGGACCGATTTACAAAGTGGCGGATTCTGCTCGTCCCAACGTGACGGCGTTCGCGTTTCTGAGTAGCAGCGTGAACCCTTTGCTCTACGTGTTTGCCGGGAGCTCGCACATCCGCCAGGCCGGCTGCAGCTTCATGGCCAAACTCTTTGAAGGAACCTACTCAGAATCCAACTCCGGACGACGTTCCACGACCTTTACCAGCAGCTCGGCCCTCTCCAAGATGTCGGTGAAATGGCCCCAGAGTGGAGGCGTGGCTAGAAACAAGAGCCTTGTAGACGAGGAGGGGGAGGAGATGGAGATTACCTGTAAGGAGCTTAAGACTCTAACCACGATGCCATGA